A portion of the Malania oleifera isolate guangnan ecotype guangnan chromosome 3, ASM2987363v1, whole genome shotgun sequence genome contains these proteins:
- the LOC131150629 gene encoding uncharacterized protein LOC131150629 encodes MEREVVKTNNGSSNNRERVGGGEALYRGSPPEARTTSDFVLQWGNRKRPRCMKIQVKDESAPVQRTTVRVDRRVVRADKETPNQQTAAAVAATTTNNGNGYFNLRQRPASPSAPPPPHRVLRNSEAMRGQSNGVRGLSSPDRGEHKAQDRKGNNHHNNDSNGGGGGGASNSTETAHDSKKGGSSSGSEAVAAVWPPKFVIALTNKEKEEDFMAIKGSKLPQRPKKRAKFIQRTLNLVSPGAWLCDLTLERYEVREKKISKKRPRGLKAMGNMDSDSE; translated from the exons ATGGAAAGGGAAGTGGTGAAGACCAACAATGGGAGCAGCAACAACAGAGAGAGAGTAGGAGGGGGTGAGGCGCTGTACAGAGGGAGCCCCCCTGAGGCCCGAACGACGTCGGATTTCGTGTTGCAGTGGGGGAACCGGAAGCGGCCGAGGTGTATGAAGATCCAGGTGAAGGACGAGTCTGCCCCGGTTCAGAGGACCACGGTTCGTGTGGACCGGCGGGTCGTCAGAGCCGATAAAGAGACTCCCAATCAACAAACCGCCGCTGCCGTGGCCGCCACCACCACAAATAACGGTAACGGGTACTTTAATCTTCGTCAACGCCCAGCTTCGCCGTCGGCTCCTCCGCCGCCCCATCGCGTTCTCAG GAATTCTGAAGCGATGAGAGGTCAGAGCAATGGAGTGAGGGGACTTTCTTCTCCGGACAGAGGAGAGCACAAGGCGCAGGACAGAAAAGGCAACAACCACCACAACAATGATAGTAACGGCGGAGGCGGTGGAGGAGCGTCGAACTCGACGGAGACGGCGCACGATAGCAAGAAGGGAGGGTCGTCGTCGGGGAGCGAAGCGGTGGCGGCGGTGTGGCCCCCGAAGTTCGTGATCGCGTTGACGAACAAAGAGAAGGAAGAGGATTTCATGGCCATTAAAGGGTCCAAGCTTCCTCAGAGACCCAAGAAGAGAGCCAAGTTCATTCAACGAACCCTTAAC TTGGTGAGCCCGGGGGCATGGCTGTGTGATCTGACATTGGAGCGATACGAGGTCAGGGAGAAGAAGATCTCTAagaag AGGCCGCGAGGGTTGAAGGCGATGGGCAACATGGACTCCGACTCTGAGTAA